In Pseudovibrio brasiliensis, the following are encoded in one genomic region:
- the der gene encoding ribosome biogenesis GTPase Der, giving the protein MTATVAIIGRPNVGKSTLFNRLVGKRLALVDDTPGVTRDRRSGDARLGDLRFRIVDTAGLEEAEASSLEGRMRAQTEEAIREADACLFLIDARAGLMPLDEHFANLLRRNSTPVILCANKAEGKAGDVGLYDAFTLGFGDPIALSAEHGEGLSELYDMLRPIVDEAEELEASQEFTEARTDVDVEDEEIDEPVGTRERPLRMAIVGRPNAGKSTLINQMLGEERLLTGPEAGITRDSISVEWEWQDHHVKVFDTAGIRKKARVQEKLEKLSVADALRAVKFAEVVVVTLDATISFEKQDLQIIDLCAREGRAIVIAVNKWDLIEDREDAWGHIKDSQERYLNQLRGVEIVTMSGINGQGLDKLMQAVFRAYEMWNKRIGTSSLNRWLEGVLIHHPPPAVSGRRVRLRFMTQPKTRPPHFVVFSSKPDNLPESYTRYLVNGIRERFDIKGTPVRLSYRKGENPYHKKRN; this is encoded by the coding sequence GTGACTGCGACAGTCGCCATTATTGGCAGACCTAATGTTGGCAAGTCGACGCTCTTCAATCGCCTTGTGGGCAAGCGCCTCGCGCTTGTCGATGATACCCCAGGTGTGACCCGTGACCGTAGGTCCGGTGATGCGCGCTTGGGCGATCTGCGGTTCAGGATCGTTGATACTGCCGGCTTGGAAGAAGCAGAGGCTTCTAGCCTCGAAGGGCGTATGCGCGCTCAAACAGAAGAAGCAATCCGGGAAGCGGATGCATGCTTGTTCCTTATTGATGCACGCGCAGGCTTGATGCCGCTCGATGAACATTTTGCGAACCTGCTGCGCCGCAACAGCACCCCTGTAATCCTTTGCGCCAACAAGGCAGAAGGCAAGGCCGGTGATGTTGGGCTCTATGACGCGTTCACGCTCGGCTTTGGCGATCCGATCGCACTGTCGGCTGAACACGGCGAAGGTCTTTCTGAGCTCTATGACATGCTGCGTCCGATCGTGGATGAAGCTGAAGAGCTGGAAGCCTCTCAGGAGTTCACCGAAGCGCGCACAGACGTTGACGTAGAAGACGAAGAGATTGACGAGCCAGTCGGTACGCGTGAGCGTCCGCTGCGCATGGCGATTGTTGGTCGCCCAAATGCAGGTAAATCCACTCTCATCAATCAGATGCTGGGTGAAGAACGTCTGCTGACCGGCCCTGAGGCTGGCATCACCCGCGACAGTATCTCTGTCGAGTGGGAATGGCAGGACCATCACGTCAAAGTCTTCGACACTGCTGGTATCCGTAAGAAAGCACGCGTTCAGGAGAAGCTGGAAAAGCTCTCCGTTGCAGATGCTCTGCGCGCTGTGAAGTTTGCGGAAGTTGTTGTTGTCACACTTGATGCGACCATCTCCTTTGAAAAGCAGGATCTGCAGATCATCGATCTGTGTGCCCGCGAAGGTCGTGCGATCGTAATCGCGGTCAACAAGTGGGATCTGATCGAAGATCGTGAAGACGCCTGGGGCCACATCAAGGATTCTCAGGAACGTTATCTGAACCAGCTACGCGGTGTTGAGATTGTCACCATGTCCGGTATCAACGGGCAAGGCCTTGATAAGCTCATGCAGGCCGTGTTCCGCGCCTATGAGATGTGGAACAAGCGCATTGGTACCTCCAGCCTCAACCGCTGGCTGGAAGGCGTTCTGATCCACCATCCGCCGCCAGCAGTGTCTGGTCGCCGTGTTCGCCTGCGTTTCATGACGCAGCCTAAGACACGTCCACCGCATTTTGTGGTGTTCAGCTCCAAACCGGACAATCTGCCGGAGAGCTACACCCGCTATCTTGTGAACGGTATTCGCGAGCGCTTTGATATCAAAGGTACGCCAGTTCGTCTGTCCTACAGAAAAGGCGAAAACCCGTACCACAAGAAGAGAAACTGA
- a CDS encoding inositol monophosphatase family protein, whose translation MSQDRFTFANALVKRAGAFAHEYYTRLETLNIESKGHQDMVSEADRDTEILVRNAIAEAFPDDTIVGEEGDPKQGTSEYTWIIDPIDGTANFVSSIPQWCVIIACVKNGEKYIGVVYDPCADELFAAEKGKGATLNGEPISVTKSASLSNGSLGLGFSARGRNQAVKDTVNMLLDEGGIFFRNGSGGLMLSYAASGRLIGYIEEHMNSWDCMAGLLLVEEAGGVCQEIDVQDAVMNGCKVVTAGPDVFNQVKAVTDKCFI comes from the coding sequence ATGTCACAAGACCGTTTTACGTTTGCCAACGCACTGGTTAAGCGCGCTGGCGCTTTTGCGCACGAATACTATACGCGTTTGGAAACTCTCAACATCGAGAGCAAAGGTCATCAGGACATGGTTTCTGAGGCTGATCGCGATACTGAAATACTGGTTAGAAATGCGATTGCTGAAGCATTTCCAGACGACACCATTGTGGGGGAAGAGGGTGATCCAAAGCAGGGCACCTCTGAATATACATGGATCATCGACCCAATCGATGGAACTGCAAATTTTGTCTCCAGCATCCCGCAGTGGTGCGTGATTATTGCATGCGTGAAGAACGGCGAGAAGTACATTGGCGTAGTTTACGACCCATGTGCAGACGAGCTGTTTGCCGCTGAAAAGGGCAAAGGCGCCACATTGAATGGTGAGCCAATCAGCGTGACCAAAAGCGCATCCCTGTCCAACGGCTCTCTTGGCCTTGGCTTCAGCGCACGTGGCCGCAATCAGGCTGTAAAAGACACCGTAAACATGCTGCTTGATGAAGGTGGTATCTTCTTCCGCAATGGATCTGGCGGTCTGATGCTGTCCTATGCGGCTTCTGGCCGTCTCATCGGTTACATCGAAGAGCATATGAACTCATGGGACTGCATGGCAGGCCTGCTGCTCGTGGAAGAAGCTGGTGGTGTCTGTCAGGAGATTGATGTTCAGGATGCTGTCATGAACGGCTGCAAAGTCGTCACAGCGGGTCCGGACGTGTTTAATCAGGTCAAGGCCGTCACAGACAAATGCTTCATCTGA
- a CDS encoding SDR family NAD(P)-dependent oxidoreductase yields the protein MSSKRLEGRVAVVTGASRGIGYFAAKKLAEEGAHIIAVARTVGGLEELDDEIQQLGSSATLVPLDLTDFDAIDRLGAAIFERWKKLDILVGNAGILGPTSPLGHVAPKKFDEVMQINVTANWRLIRSLDPLLRQSDAGRTVFLTSGAPHKCRAYWGPYSMSKAALEALVRTYVNETRKTNVKSMLINPGPMRTGMRAKAMPGEDPNTLPHPSEISEDIVRFCLPENEENGRLYDFPSKELRDFVQLTS from the coding sequence ATGAGTTCGAAAAGACTTGAAGGTCGTGTTGCTGTTGTCACGGGTGCATCCCGTGGCATTGGCTATTTTGCTGCAAAAAAGCTTGCTGAAGAAGGTGCGCACATTATTGCTGTTGCCCGCACCGTTGGTGGCCTTGAAGAACTGGATGATGAAATCCAGCAGTTGGGCAGCTCTGCTACCCTTGTTCCGCTTGACCTGACAGACTTTGATGCGATTGACCGTCTGGGCGCTGCGATCTTTGAACGCTGGAAGAAGCTCGACATTCTGGTCGGCAACGCAGGTATTCTTGGTCCAACTTCTCCGCTGGGTCACGTGGCTCCAAAGAAGTTCGATGAAGTGATGCAGATCAACGTGACTGCCAACTGGCGTCTGATCCGCTCTCTCGATCCGCTTCTGCGTCAGTCCGATGCGGGCCGTACGGTCTTCCTGACCTCAGGAGCGCCACACAAGTGCCGTGCCTATTGGGGACCATACTCCATGTCCAAAGCGGCTCTGGAGGCTCTTGTACGCACGTATGTGAACGAAACACGCAAGACCAACGTGAAGTCCATGCTGATCAACCCAGGCCCAATGCGCACTGGTATGCGCGCGAAGGCGATGCCAGGTGAAGATCCAAACACACTGCCGCATCCGTCTGAGATCTCTGAGGACATCGTTCGTTTCTGCCTGCCAGAAAACGAAGAGAACGGTCGTCTCTACGATTTCCCGAGCAAGGAACTGCGCGACTTCGTGCAGCTGACAAGCTAA
- the purF gene encoding amidophosphoribosyltransferase — MSSGVSNNSADLRELRADFDGDTLHEECGVFGILGHDDAAALTALGLHALQHRGQEAAGIVTFDGDQFRSERHMGLVGDHFTQQETIDNLKGPYAIGHVRYSTTGEAALRNVQPLFAELDGGGIAICHNGNFTNALTLRRQLIRDGAICQSTSDSEVVLQLVARSREKKIVDRFIEAISQMEGAYSLVALTRKKLIGARDPYGIRPLVLGDLNGAPIFASETCALDIIGAKFIREVENGEVVVCTPGGIESYFPFGKRPARPDIFEYIYFSRPDSVLNGHSVYDVRKRFGRVLAQESAVEADVIVPVPDSGVPAALGFAAESGVPFELGIIRNHYVGRTFIEPTQQIRTLGVKLKHSANRAQIEGKRVVLVDDSLVRGTTSLKIVQMIRDAGAKEVHFRLASPPIKFSDYYGIDTPVREKLLAAKYNLEGMRNYIGADTLAFLSIDGVYRAMGHENGRDNENPQFTDHCFTGDYPTPLTDLSDDVDTRQAPRLVETG, encoded by the coding sequence ATGAGCAGTGGTGTATCAAACAATTCTGCCGACTTGAGAGAGTTGAGAGCAGATTTTGACGGCGATACCCTGCACGAAGAATGCGGTGTTTTTGGCATTCTTGGACATGACGATGCAGCAGCACTGACCGCTCTGGGGCTTCATGCGCTTCAGCACCGCGGCCAGGAAGCAGCGGGCATTGTGACATTTGATGGCGATCAGTTCCGCTCAGAACGCCATATGGGCCTTGTGGGAGATCATTTCACCCAGCAAGAGACCATTGACAACCTGAAGGGTCCTTACGCGATCGGTCACGTACGCTACTCCACCACTGGTGAAGCAGCGCTGCGGAACGTTCAGCCACTGTTTGCTGAGCTTGACGGTGGTGGAATTGCGATCTGTCACAACGGCAACTTCACTAACGCGCTGACCTTGCGCCGCCAGCTGATCAGGGATGGTGCGATCTGTCAGTCGACTTCTGACAGTGAGGTGGTTCTGCAGTTGGTTGCCCGTTCGCGCGAGAAGAAGATCGTGGACCGCTTCATCGAGGCGATCAGCCAGATGGAAGGCGCTTACTCTCTGGTGGCGCTGACCCGCAAGAAGCTGATTGGTGCGCGTGATCCTTATGGCATTCGTCCTCTGGTTCTGGGTGACCTGAACGGTGCTCCGATCTTTGCAAGTGAAACCTGCGCGCTGGACATCATTGGCGCGAAGTTCATTCGTGAAGTTGAGAACGGTGAGGTTGTTGTTTGTACGCCGGGTGGCATTGAGAGCTACTTCCCGTTTGGCAAGCGCCCTGCCCGTCCGGACATCTTCGAGTACATCTACTTCTCCCGTCCAGACAGTGTTCTGAATGGTCATTCCGTTTATGACGTTCGCAAGCGTTTTGGCCGTGTGCTGGCACAGGAAAGCGCTGTTGAAGCGGACGTGATTGTTCCGGTTCCTGATTCCGGTGTTCCGGCTGCACTTGGCTTTGCTGCTGAGAGCGGCGTTCCGTTTGAGCTGGGCATTATCCGCAACCACTATGTTGGCCGTACCTTTATTGAGCCGACACAGCAAATCCGTACGCTTGGTGTGAAGCTGAAGCACTCTGCCAACAGAGCGCAGATTGAAGGCAAGCGTGTGGTGCTGGTGGATGACAGCCTTGTGCGCGGAACAACCAGCCTGAAAATCGTGCAGATGATCAGAGATGCTGGCGCGAAGGAAGTTCACTTCCGTCTGGCCTCACCTCCAATCAAGTTCTCTGATTACTACGGTATCGATACGCCAGTGCGTGAAAAGCTGCTGGCTGCCAAGTATAATCTGGAAGGTATGCGCAACTACATTGGCGCAGATACTCTGGCCTTCCTGAGCATTGATGGCGTCTATCGTGCGATGGGGCATGAAAATGGCCGCGACAACGAGAACCCGCAGTTCACTGATCACTGCTTTACCGGGGACTATCCAACCCCGCTTACAGATCTGTCTGACGATGTAGACACACGTCAGGCTCCTCGCCTTGTAGAAACTGGTTAA
- a CDS encoding CvpA family protein has protein sequence MPITLLDGILLVIMLISGVLAMIRGFVREVLSIASWVAAAVAAYLFYGSLKPFVLQHVANDTLATAIAAGAVFLVTLIVVSYITMRISDFVLDSRIGALDRTLGFVFGAARGFLLVVVALLFFNWFVPEPRQPNWIMDAKSRHLLVTSGQSLVAALPEDPERAIMDQIRKQGGSTGSANGASSDEEARYSPSERRGLDQLTASGDGRN, from the coding sequence ATGCCGATCACACTCTTAGACGGAATTCTACTGGTTATCATGCTGATCTCTGGCGTTCTTGCGATGATTCGCGGGTTCGTTCGTGAGGTGCTCTCCATAGCATCCTGGGTCGCAGCCGCAGTCGCCGCCTATTTATTTTACGGAAGTCTGAAACCATTTGTGCTGCAACACGTCGCCAATGACACACTTGCAACTGCGATCGCAGCAGGTGCTGTTTTCCTCGTGACATTGATTGTGGTGAGCTACATCACCATGCGCATTTCAGACTTCGTGCTGGACAGCCGGATTGGCGCGCTCGACCGTACACTCGGTTTCGTATTTGGCGCTGCCCGCGGCTTCCTGCTTGTTGTTGTTGCGCTGCTGTTCTTTAACTGGTTTGTACCAGAACCACGCCAGCCAAACTGGATCATGGATGCAAAATCCCGTCACCTGCTGGTGACCAGCGGACAGAGCCTTGTGGCGGCGCTGCCGGAAGATCCTGAGCGTGCTATTATGGATCAGATCCGCAAACAGGGCGGTTCAACCGGCTCTGCGAACGGAGCGTCCAGTGATGAAGAAGCCCGCTACTCCCCAAGTGAGCGGCGCGGACTGGACCAGCTGACGGCCTCTGGCGATGGCCGGAACTAA
- the radA gene encoding DNA repair protein RadA, with protein sequence MAKRSLSFVCQSCGATTLKWAGRCESCGEWNTIQEEQQAAGIGAGPKTASRAKGRVVPLVGLSGETKEAPRIITGVAELDRVTGGGFVKGSALLVGGDPGIGKSTLLTQASAHLAFQGHNIVYISGEEAVDQVRLRAERLGLRDAPVQLAAETSVEDILTTLEDKKGDERPHLVIIDSIQTLWTEMADSPPGTVTQVRASAQALVRFAKKTGTTVVIVGHVTKDGQIAGPRVVEHMVDAVLYFEGDNAHQYRILRAVKNRFGPTDEIGVFEMSDMGLREVKNPSAMFLSERSATAPGSAVFAGIEGTRPLLVEMQALVAPSPLGTPRRAVIGWDSARLSMILAVLEARCGVKFAQHDVYLNVAGGLRINEPGADLAVAAALISSLSGVALPLECVYFGEISLSGAVRPVAQAASRLKEAQKLGFGQAVIPDGNMKEGSNALGHVKGLEELGDLVANIAASAQKMENA encoded by the coding sequence ATGGCGAAACGCTCCCTTTCATTTGTCTGTCAGTCCTGTGGGGCAACCACACTTAAATGGGCAGGCCGCTGCGAATCTTGCGGTGAATGGAACACAATTCAGGAAGAACAGCAGGCCGCTGGCATCGGTGCTGGCCCTAAAACGGCTTCAAGAGCTAAAGGCCGGGTCGTGCCGCTGGTTGGATTGTCTGGAGAGACCAAAGAAGCTCCCCGTATCATCACAGGTGTGGCCGAGCTGGACCGCGTGACTGGTGGCGGCTTCGTAAAAGGCTCAGCTCTGCTTGTTGGTGGTGATCCCGGTATCGGAAAGTCCACCCTTCTTACTCAAGCCAGTGCGCATCTGGCGTTTCAGGGACACAACATCGTTTACATCTCTGGCGAGGAAGCAGTGGATCAGGTGCGCCTGCGCGCTGAACGCCTTGGCCTGCGCGATGCGCCGGTTCAGCTGGCCGCAGAGACCAGCGTTGAAGATATTCTGACTACACTGGAAGACAAGAAGGGGGATGAGCGCCCTCACCTTGTGATCATCGATAGTATCCAGACCCTCTGGACCGAGATGGCCGATTCTCCTCCGGGAACGGTGACACAGGTTCGCGCTTCTGCTCAGGCGCTTGTGCGCTTTGCCAAGAAGACTGGCACCACGGTTGTGATTGTCGGCCATGTGACCAAGGATGGTCAGATTGCCGGTCCGCGTGTGGTGGAGCATATGGTTGATGCGGTGCTCTACTTTGAAGGCGATAACGCTCATCAGTACCGCATATTGCGCGCAGTGAAGAACCGCTTTGGTCCTACGGATGAAATCGGTGTCTTTGAGATGTCTGACATGGGGCTACGGGAAGTAAAGAATCCCAGTGCTATGTTCCTGAGTGAACGTAGCGCAACTGCTCCAGGTTCAGCCGTGTTTGCCGGTATAGAAGGTACGCGGCCATTGCTGGTGGAAATGCAAGCGCTTGTGGCCCCTTCTCCGCTTGGCACACCGCGCCGGGCGGTGATCGGGTGGGACAGCGCGCGCCTCTCCATGATTTTGGCCGTGCTTGAAGCGCGCTGCGGTGTTAAGTTCGCTCAGCATGACGTTTATCTGAACGTTGCTGGTGGCCTAAGAATTAATGAGCCAGGAGCTGACCTCGCCGTTGCGGCAGCTTTAATCTCATCGCTTAGTGGGGTTGCTCTTCCCCTCGAATGCGTCTATTTCGGCGAAATCAGTCTGTCTGGTGCAGTTCGACCAGTGGCCCAGGCTGCTTCCCGATTGAAGGAGGCGCAGAAGCTTGGATTTGGTCAGGCGGTAATCCCTGACGGGAATATGAAGGAAGGCTCCAACGCTCTCGGTCATGTCAAAGGACTTGAGGAGCTTGGAGATCTGGTAGCAAATATTGCCGCCAGTGCGCAGAAAATGGAAAACGCTTAA
- the alr gene encoding alanine racemase, with product MTHSAAPTSDRRAVSAGGAAKLTIDLTALRSNWCYLNGKVGDGCTCAVVLKANGYGTGAAEVGKTLYHAGARVFFVALPEEGIELRKELPHAEIYVLNGLFRDREKFYYDFDLKPVLNSLEEVAEWSSFAQSLQEELPAALHFDTGMHRLGMSIGDALQIGESAHLLKGIRIDLVMSHLACADTPDHGLNEKQLNRFQRVCELFPEARKSLSNSAGIFLGDDYHFDMVRPGIALYGGNPVPDETNPMLPVAHVLAEIISLREVPHGDAVGYGASRVTPRKSRIATINAGYADGLHRLVGSSDDQPNGARVYIGGHFAPIFGRVSMDMIAVDVTDIPEEHLSRGAPVEIMGAHVNVDELAEFAQTIPYELLCSLGARYTRHYKR from the coding sequence GTGACACATTCTGCCGCTCCTACATCTGACCGCCGTGCTGTTTCTGCTGGTGGCGCTGCAAAACTAACCATTGACCTTACGGCTCTGCGCTCCAACTGGTGCTATTTGAACGGTAAAGTCGGAGACGGTTGTACCTGCGCAGTGGTTCTGAAAGCCAATGGCTATGGAACAGGTGCAGCGGAAGTTGGCAAAACACTTTATCACGCAGGCGCCCGCGTCTTTTTCGTTGCTCTTCCTGAAGAAGGCATTGAGCTGCGCAAAGAACTGCCGCACGCCGAAATCTACGTGCTCAACGGTTTGTTCCGTGATCGCGAGAAGTTCTATTACGATTTTGATCTGAAGCCCGTGCTCAACAGCCTTGAAGAAGTTGCTGAATGGTCCTCCTTTGCACAAAGCCTGCAAGAAGAGCTGCCAGCTGCGCTTCACTTCGACACTGGGATGCACCGACTGGGTATGTCCATTGGTGACGCCCTGCAGATTGGTGAGTCGGCTCATCTTCTGAAAGGCATCCGGATTGATCTGGTCATGAGCCACTTGGCTTGTGCGGATACACCGGATCATGGGCTCAACGAAAAGCAGCTCAATCGTTTCCAGCGCGTGTGCGAGTTGTTTCCAGAGGCACGGAAGTCTCTGAGCAACTCAGCCGGCATCTTCCTGGGTGACGACTATCATTTCGACATGGTTCGCCCAGGCATTGCGCTTTATGGAGGTAATCCGGTTCCGGACGAGACCAACCCGATGCTTCCGGTGGCTCATGTGCTGGCAGAGATCATCAGTTTGCGCGAGGTTCCACATGGTGATGCTGTGGGTTATGGGGCTTCCCGCGTAACACCGCGAAAAAGCCGAATTGCAACCATAAATGCCGGATATGCGGATGGTCTGCACCGGCTGGTTGGAAGCTCTGATGATCAGCCCAATGGTGCGCGGGTTTATATTGGTGGGCACTTTGCGCCGATCTTTGGCCGCGTCTCCATGGACATGATTGCAGTTGATGTGACGGACATCCCTGAGGAGCATCTGTCACGCGGGGCCCCTGTTGAGATTATGGGGGCGCATGTAAACGTGGATGAACTGGCAGAATTTGCGCAAACCATCCCATATGAATTGCTGTGTAGCCTTGGAGCACGCTATACACGCCACTATAAACGCTAG
- a CDS encoding replicative DNA helicase yields MKGTVQKLEKASETMRVVPHNAEAERQLLGAIMVNNETYYRVSEFLEARHFFLAPHKDIYDKCGALIKAGKIASPITLKTFFPADEKIADLSATQYLLRLAGDATSVINAEDYGKTIYDLATRRNLITIGEDMVNIAYDAPIDMPPSSQIDDAERRLFELAETGRSDGGFQDFGSALTETIEMAAAAFQREGALSGVSTGLRDLDKLMGGLQSSDLVVLAGRPAMGKTSLVTNIAYNIAENYQTEEMPDGSVRTVNGGVVGFFSLEMSAEQLATRIISEQTEISSSKIRRGDINEIEFEKLVAATQHMQHVPLHVDQTGGISIASLVSKARRLKRQKGLDMIVVDYIQLLTGSSKNQGNRVQEITEITTGLKALAKELNVPIIALSQLSRQVENRDDKRPQMSDLRESGSIEQDADVIMFVYREEYYMGKKEPPEGTPEYEEWSAKMEQLRGKAEVIIAKQRHGPTGIVDLQFQGEFTRFSDLADDAHIPDRIME; encoded by the coding sequence ATGAAGGGCACAGTCCAAAAATTAGAAAAGGCTAGTGAGACCATGCGTGTGGTCCCACATAACGCCGAAGCGGAGCGTCAGCTTCTTGGCGCCATTATGGTGAACAACGAGACCTATTATCGTGTCTCGGAGTTCCTGGAAGCTCGGCATTTTTTCCTGGCACCTCACAAGGATATCTACGACAAGTGCGGAGCACTGATTAAGGCTGGCAAGATTGCTTCGCCTATTACGCTCAAAACGTTTTTCCCAGCAGATGAGAAGATCGCAGACCTGTCTGCTACTCAGTATCTGCTGCGTCTTGCAGGTGATGCGACTTCCGTGATCAACGCGGAAGACTACGGCAAGACCATTTACGATCTGGCGACTCGCCGTAACCTGATCACCATTGGCGAAGACATGGTGAACATCGCTTATGACGCGCCGATCGACATGCCACCTTCCTCTCAGATTGATGATGCAGAGCGTCGTCTGTTTGAACTGGCTGAAACTGGTCGCTCTGATGGCGGTTTTCAGGACTTTGGCAGCGCGCTGACAGAAACCATTGAGATGGCGGCAGCTGCGTTCCAGCGTGAAGGTGCGCTTTCCGGTGTTTCCACGGGCCTGCGCGATCTTGATAAGCTGATGGGTGGCCTTCAGTCTTCAGATTTGGTCGTTCTGGCTGGTCGTCCTGCGATGGGTAAAACATCGCTGGTTACAAACATCGCGTACAACATTGCCGAGAATTACCAGACCGAAGAAATGCCAGATGGCTCTGTTCGGACTGTGAATGGCGGCGTTGTCGGCTTCTTCTCCTTGGAAATGAGCGCCGAACAGCTGGCGACTCGTATTATCTCCGAGCAGACCGAAATTTCTTCCTCCAAGATTCGCCGCGGCGACATCAACGAGATTGAATTTGAGAAGCTCGTGGCTGCGACTCAGCACATGCAGCATGTTCCACTTCACGTGGACCAGACCGGTGGTATTTCCATCGCCTCCCTCGTCTCCAAGGCACGCCGCCTGAAGAGACAAAAAGGGCTGGACATGATCGTGGTGGACTATATTCAGCTTCTGACTGGCTCCTCCAAAAACCAGGGTAACCGCGTTCAGGAAATCACGGAGATCACCACGGGTCTTAAGGCGTTGGCAAAGGAACTCAATGTTCCGATTATCGCCCTCTCCCAGCTTTCCCGTCAGGTTGAAAACCGTGATGACAAACGCCCACAGATGTCAGACCTTCGTGAATCCGGTTCGATCGAGCAGGATGCGGACGTGATCATGTTCGTGTATCGCGAAGAATACTACATGGGCAAAAAAGAACCGCCTGAAGGCACTCCTGAATATGAAGAGTGGAGTGCCAAGATGGAACAGCTGCGCGGCAAAGCGGAAGTGATCATCGCCAAGCAGCGTCACGGTCCGACCGGTATTGTGGATCTACAGTTCCAGGGTGAGTTCACCCGCTTCTCTGATCTGGCAGATGACGCCCATATTCCTGACAGAATTATGGAGTAA
- the rplI gene encoding 50S ribosomal protein L9, with protein MKVILLERVAKLGQMGDTVTVKDGYARNYLLPQAKALRANKANLERFENERAQLEARNLERKTEAEAVGAKLAGESIVVIRAAGETGQLYGSVATRDIAGQLTEAGFTVVRSQVSLRAPIKTIGLHEVSIVLHPEVEVEISVNVARSEDEAERQAAGEDLTVQDDDAFEFDEDLDEDEDLEEGEEAASEEAGEGEEEETEE; from the coding sequence ATGAAAGTTATCCTTCTTGAGCGTGTGGCTAAACTTGGCCAGATGGGCGACACTGTAACTGTTAAAGACGGTTACGCTCGTAACTACCTTCTGCCACAGGCAAAAGCTCTGCGCGCTAACAAAGCTAACCTTGAGCGCTTTGAAAACGAACGTGCACAGCTGGAAGCTCGCAACCTTGAGCGCAAGACCGAAGCAGAAGCAGTTGGCGCAAAGCTGGCTGGCGAAAGCATCGTTGTTATCCGCGCTGCTGGCGAAACCGGTCAGCTCTACGGTTCTGTTGCTACCCGCGACATCGCAGGTCAGCTGACCGAAGCAGGCTTCACCGTTGTTCGCTCCCAGGTTTCCCTGCGCGCGCCAATCAAGACCATTGGTCTGCACGAAGTATCCATCGTTCTTCACCCTGAAGTTGAAGTTGAAATCTCTGTTAACGTTGCTCGTTCTGAAGACGAAGCTGAGCGTCAGGCAGCAGGTGAAGACCTCACCGTACAGGACGACGACGCTTTTGAATTCGACGAAGATCTTGATGAAGATGAAGATCTCGAAGAAGGCGAAGAAGCAGCTTCTGAAGAAGCTGGTGAAGGCGAAGAAGAAGAAACTGAAGAATAA
- the rpsR gene encoding 30S ribosomal protein S18, with protein sequence MAESSSAGRRPFFRRRKTCPFSGANAPKIDYKDIRLLQRYISERGKIVPSRITAVSAKKQRELARAIKRARFLGLLPFVIK encoded by the coding sequence ATGGCTGAATCTTCATCCGCAGGACGTCGTCCATTCTTCCGTCGTCGTAAGACCTGCCCATTCTCCGGTGCGAACGCTCCGAAGATTGACTACAAGGACATCCGTCTTCTGCAGCGCTACATCTCTGAGCGCGGCAAGATCGTTCCTTCCCGTATTACCGCAGTGTCTGCAAAGAAACAGCGTGAGCTGGCTCGTGCCATCAAACGCGCTCGTTTCCTCGGCCTGCTGCCTTTCGTAATCAAGTAA
- the rpsF gene encoding 30S ribosomal protein S6, translated as MALYEHVFLARQDISTQQVEALVEQFKTVLEENGGKVGKIESWGLRTLTYRINKNRKAHYILMNVDAPHAAVAEMERQQGLNEDILRFMTIRVEELDEEQSAMMQKRDRDDRRRGDRNDRGPRPDRGPRPDRRPEAPAAE; from the coding sequence ATGGCGCTCTATGAGCACGTGTTCCTGGCACGCCAGGACATTTCTACCCAGCAGGTTGAAGCCCTCGTTGAGCAGTTCAAAACTGTTCTCGAAGAAAACGGCGGCAAAGTCGGCAAGATCGAATCTTGGGGTCTGCGCACCCTGACCTACCGCATCAACAAGAACCGCAAGGCTCACTACATTCTGATGAACGTAGATGCACCTCACGCGGCTGTTGCTGAGATGGAACGTCAGCAGGGCCTGAACGAAGACATCCTTCGCTTCATGACCATTCGCGTAGAAGAGCTGGACGAAGAACAGTCCGCTATGATGCAGAAGCGTGATCGCGATGATCGTCGTCGTGGCGATCGTAATGATCGTGGCCCACGTCCAGATCGTGGTCCTCGCCCAGATCGTCGCCCTGAAGCACCTGCAGCGGAGTAA